Below is a window of Ahaetulla prasina isolate Xishuangbanna chromosome 1, ASM2864084v1, whole genome shotgun sequence DNA.
TCCTCAACCTTGATAGTTTTAACACGTGTGGGCTTCAACACTTAAGTCAGCATGCTGTAGAGTTGtcctcttaaaagttgccaaggttgagaaatgttggTTTATGTAAAGCATGTTGCAGATCTAAGAAGACCCTGTTCAGGAGGGTTAATTTTGGTTTCTACTATATTCTTATGTACTGTAAAGAAGTACAATTTTATTGCTTGTAATAAATGTATGCCATTCTAGCTTCTCTATAGGTGTATtatctttccttctctttattaCCTAGCACACTAACAAAATTCAAATTGGAATGTTTCTGTTTAACAAATTCTTCAAGTACCCTGTGCACGAATCACATAATAGAAACCTGTATTTGACTTTTCCCTTGGAGAAAACCCTATCTGAGTCTTTGGTCAAGTATGCTGTTCTACTTTATAAGGAATCCTTCATCCACTGCAAGTTGAGCAGACAAGAGACAGTCATTTACCAGGATTACATTTCAgtcttttgtttaaatattttttttaaaaaaattgacaacttgaatagaatagaatagaatagaatttttattggccaagtgtgattggacacacaaggatattAAAGGTGATAAAGATTAAGCATcttaaagtttgaaaaacactggtttaaatgaacatataaaatataatgaattAGATAAAGCACTTTACTTGGAAAGTATTCACAGGATTGCTACTTTTGATGCgccaaaaataaaagacaaaatgaTTTCTACTCTGACTCTGTAAATTCTGTTGAATATCTTCGTCTTTGGGAGAGGCAATGTTTGTGCAAACTTTTGGGGACTATATAAAGTGCTGACTGAAATTTGTTCAGAAAAGCAACTGCAAGATCAAGAGGATATCAATATGGTTTAAAGGCAATGTTTATGTCCCAAATGGAAGTTTTGATGAAACAATAATGTGTAGAAAATATAGTAATTTTGTTTTCCCTCATAAAACAATAACTTTGCGGTTCCATGTTAAGCAAAATGGAATACATAGAATGCAGAACTAATTTATATGGCTGCAAATCAGAATATTCCGTTGCATTCAATTAAAGAGCCACTTTGATATAGTAATGCTGGCTTACAAACCAGGATACTGtgaattttagtcctgccttgGACATGAAAACCTGGCTAGGTGACTtcggaccagtcactctctgtccaaccaacctcacagggttgttgttgtggggaaaaggaagaaatattggTATTTTAACCATGTTGAATTGTATATGAAAAAAAGGggcaggatgaaaaaaaaaagctaagcttATGTTTTAAGTTTTGTCATTTTAATTTTGCGagtgaaataaaaatgtctttatgtattgggtttttttagcttTCACAGTCAGGAAAACACAGAGTTTCAAGCTATGACATACAAGGTATGGACCCAGATGATGAATCCATTACAGATTTTACAAAAAATGAGCTCTTAGTATTCAAGACTAGCTTTGCAAGACCGAAATATGCTAACACTTACAGGATGGAACCTTATAGAAAATGTCAGTCTCATATAGTAAGGAAGAGAGCTGAAGATATTCTAAAggtaaaatattttctaataagAATTAGGTTCTAAACCATAAATTATATTACTTAACATACTTTGTGATATCACCTATTAACAGCATAACTCATTTAAAATGTAGTTTATGGCAAATAACTTattaaactacaggtagtccttgagttatgaccacaattgagcccaaaatttatgttgctaagtgaaacatttgttaaatgagatttaccccattttatgtattttcctgccgcagctgttaagtgaataattgcatttgttaggttagtaacttggttgttaagtgaatctggcttctccattgactttgcttgtcaggtcacaaaagttgatcatgtAAACTCAGGACACTACAACCCTCATAAAGATGAactagttgccaggcatctgaattttgatcatgtgaccatggggattttacaacagtcgtgtgaaaaatagtcatgtcccttttttcaatgcgttgtaactttgaatagtcactaaatgaactgttgtaaatagaggactacctgtaaatggagCCTATTCATCATCCTCATACACTTCAGTCCCATTTATGCTGGAAGGATATGAAAGGATCCTTATGAAAGGATTAGCCACTGATATCACTGTTGCCTGGGGGATGCccatgggggctcctttcatgttccCGTTGAGCTGGAGCGAATGAGGGCAGCTACCCGCAGCAGCACTTGGGCCTCGAATGCAGGCTTGCTAACCTTCAACCAGAGTTTTAACCCTTTGAGCCACTGTGTTCCATGTTATCAAACAGTAATAGAAATATCAGCATTATTGGagaagtgtgtgtgtataattaactgattttaattaaaAGTATTGAAATTCCCATGAGTTCATTTGCAAGTGCCCAAATTGGCACTTCTGCCTTGGCCACTAATAGCCTGTAATGGAGGCTCTTTCCTGGCTGCCTTGAGTGTTTTCTAGAAGACAAGTGACTGATGACTGAAGCATTCCTTGCAGGGTGAGTTGGGAAGTGTTGACATCCTACTTTCATCATCATCCTCATTTTTAATGACCCCATCATCCCTTGcagggtagagtctgggcaactgaatggagctagcagaatgtTTGGATGGCCggttgcccttcctgtcgccaatgcagagttttgttcagcagacatgtgtacccagagagagagaaatatctgcctctatctaggattgaactcacagcctcctgattgtgaggcgagagctccacctctaggccactgcaccactctgtTGACATCCTACTTTGTCCTATGCAAATTATTTTTGTCCATGTAAGGAGCATTAGTTCTTTCTCTGTGCTGAACTTTCTTGTGtaagaagaaacaagaagtaaAAAGTATTGCACATCAGTGATGGGCTTTTGAAAGGGAAAGGGCCTTCCTTCGCTAAGATCTACCACCTGACATAATTTAGTTGTTAACTTTTGGTAACAAGTATGGGCAATTCCAGCCTCTATGGACAAATCAGAGATCTTGCAATTGAATTCTGAACATTTCTCACAAATTAGTTCCCAATTCCTTGGGGAATATAATCTCTAAAATTAAAGTGATCTAAAACTAAATTAATAATAAGCACCAATATATTCTAACATCCTGTGAAGTTATATTTAACTTGTCAAATAAAATGGTTCCTAAAATGGGCTTATTTTTAATAAGTTGCAATAGTGCTCTACTGCAGTCAAAAAAGCAgtttgatgttttgtttttttaaatcagaggGATAGTGAATAGCCTATTTAAAACTGAAGTTCCATGAAGCAAACCTTCAAACTAAGTACAGTCCTATTATATAGATTTGGTTAAAAATACTTAGTTACAAACCCTATTGAATACTATAATTACTGAAAAACAATATACCTACAGGATGTATCAAATATAGAATAGCTTTAGTTTAAATGTTAAATGAATGCTGTATGGACCATTTATAGAAAAGCATATTATTACAATTATTGGCAATTTTGTTTGATCCTTAATAGCAGAAACTTCAAGATTTCAAATATATTGGAATCAATGGTGCCCCCACTTGTACAGCTATCTCAGAAGATATATTAGCAGGTGTCAAGGAACTGGGGTTTGATCGTTACAAGTATATAGTTCAGCTATTTCTTGTGGAAAAGACTGGTCAGTCAATACATGTAAGTACATAAACTACCCTATTCTGTTCTCTGAAAAATGCCCACATTTGTCTGTTGCAATTGTGCAGAATATTACTTTTGAAATGGGACCCTATCAGATTACTAATACaggtatatttttttgttttgatgcatatgcaccaagacaaattccttgtgtgtccaatcacacttagtcaataaaaaaattctattctattctattctattctattctattctattctattctattctattcaactggaatgaactaccttgtTAAATCATACTCAAGGCCTTATGTTCCAGCATTTTCAAGAACAGTCAGCAAGTAAGTAATGGCCATCatagctgaaatattttttttcattgggTTCAAATTCATGTGCAGAAAATTAGCTCTGGTTGAAATCGGTAAGATGTAATAAATTGTTTTGCACATATTATCACTAACTAGATCAACTGTATTCACTTGATGAAATAAAACACTTTATTTACCTACGTTAGTATGATTAAAGTTGTTGGAACTTTACCGATTACTTCTTGGTGTTCCATCAGGTGTGACAGAAAAGGCATGTTATGGAGGTCATGGTAAAAAGTATTAGATATACAGGGA
It encodes the following:
- the DYNLT2 gene encoding dynein light chain Tctex-type protein 2 isoform X2 codes for the protein MDKAKKKLAVTPSHAAQPWGRKHSALDRDQLGRLSQSGKHRVSSYDIQGMDPDDESITDFTKNELLVFKTSFARPKYANTYRMEPYRKCQSHIVRKRAEDILKKLQDFKYIGINGAPTCTAISEDILAGVKELGFDRYKYIVQLFLVEKTGQSIHIASRWVWDVARDTWVQAQYEAENYVMVALVVASYFE
- the DYNLT2 gene encoding dynein light chain Tctex-type protein 2 isoform X1, producing MDKAKKKLAVTPSHAAQPWGRKHSALDRDQLGRLSQSGKHRVSSYDIQGMDPDDESITDFTKNELLVFKTSFARPKYANTYRMEPYRKCQSHIVRKRAEDILKQKLQDFKYIGINGAPTCTAISEDILAGVKELGFDRYKYIVQLFLVEKTGQSIHIASRWVWDVARDTWVQAQYEAENYVMVALVVASYFE